The following coding sequences lie in one bacterium genomic window:
- a CDS encoding SH3 domain-containing protein, which yields MRKNILGMVVSILFVPVYAHATADGPDCWEVKGVADNDVLNIREGAGISYKIVGTIPPHAKGVANSNNLECPDDPASPKPKECGSGWCRVTYNKITGWVNCKYLKGSGDCQ from the coding sequence ATGAGAAAAAATATTTTGGGAATGGTGGTGAGTATATTGTTTGTCCCGGTTTATGCCCATGCCACGGCCGACGGGCCGGATTGCTGGGAGGTAAAAGGTGTGGCGGATAACGATGTTCTTAATATCCGCGAGGGAGCAGGAATAAGTTATAAAATTGTAGGAACTATTCCGCCGCATGCCAAGGGAGTAGCCAATAGTAACAATTTAGAATGTCCAGACGACCCAGCTAGTCCCAAACCCAAAGAGTGCGGCAGCGGATGGTGTAGGGTGACCTATAACAAAATAACGGGTTGGGTGAATTGTAAGTATTTAAAAGGATCGGGGGATTGCCAGTAA
- the xth gene encoding exodeoxyribonuclease III — translation MKLISWNVNGIRAICGKGFNDYVRDENPDILCLQETKAEQSQIDLPKEAPHLNSYAAFWNSSKARKGYSGTAIFTRVDPLNVIYDMGIAEHDQEGRVLTLEFKDYYLVNVYTPNSQEELARLKYRVQWDIAFLNFVKNLEKKKPVIFCGDLNVAHTEIDLANPKTNRFNAGFTDEERAGFDNILAANFVDTFRMFNKEPKNYTWWSYRMQARSRNVGWRIDYFCVSGNMQACVKSACIRANVMGSDHCPVGIELKT, via the coding sequence ATGAAGCTCATCTCTTGGAACGTCAACGGTATCCGTGCTATTTGCGGCAAGGGTTTTAACGATTATGTAAGGGATGAAAATCCTGATATCCTTTGTTTGCAAGAAACCAAAGCCGAGCAAAGTCAGATTGATTTGCCCAAAGAAGCGCCTCATTTAAACAGTTATGCCGCTTTCTGGAATAGTTCCAAGGCGCGTAAGGGATATTCGGGTACTGCTATTTTTACACGCGTTGATCCTCTTAATGTTATTTACGACATGGGTATTGCCGAGCACGATCAGGAAGGGCGTGTGCTGACGCTGGAATTTAAAGATTATTATCTTGTGAATGTTTACACGCCCAATTCACAGGAGGAGCTAGCCCGTTTAAAGTACCGTGTTCAGTGGGACATCGCTTTTCTTAACTTTGTAAAAAATCTGGAAAAGAAAAAGCCTGTTATTTTTTGCGGCGATCTCAATGTGGCTCATACCGAAATTGATTTGGCTAATCCCAAAACCAATCGTTTTAATGCCGGATTTACCGATGAGGAGCGTGCAGGTTTTGATAATATTTTAGCGGCTAATTTTGTAGATACGTTTCGCATGTTCAATAAGGAACCTAAAAATTACACCTGGTGGAGTTATAGGATGCAGGCGAGATCCCGGAACGTAGGGTGGCGTATTGATTACTTTTGCGTGTCGGGAAACATGCAAGCTTGTGTTAAAAGTGCCTGTATTCGTGCTAATGTGATGGGGTCGGATCATTGTCCGGTGGGGATTGAGTTAAAGACATGA
- a CDS encoding alpha/beta hydrolase, giving the protein MKHINIKLNGLKHRIATWGSPKKPKLFLIHGWMEMGSTFNFLCEHLEKDFYCIAPDLRGFGHSQHTKNKLGYFFYEYIGDVHALLNHFSPNEPVDIVGHSMGGNMVSIYAGTFPERIRHFINSEAYGIMDMPGELGPERMRTWLEEEIHPFKAYKTIKEIAERFVKANPKLKHEYALFLARHMSKKVRAGYQIAADPKHKGKNPYLFQMHNIIPFWQKITASCLLAVAQDTEMGKWLGNPEDVLKEVERRLSYFPKNSQKITFQNCGHMIHHEKPQEFANAIKNFLL; this is encoded by the coding sequence ATGAAACACATTAACATAAAACTCAATGGCCTTAAGCATCGCATTGCCACCTGGGGTTCTCCCAAAAAGCCGAAATTATTCTTAATCCATGGCTGGATGGAAATGGGATCCACTTTCAATTTTTTATGCGAGCATTTAGAGAAAGATTTTTACTGCATAGCACCCGATTTGCGTGGGTTTGGCCATTCGCAACATACCAAAAATAAGCTGGGGTATTTTTTCTACGAATATATTGGCGACGTGCATGCGCTCTTAAATCACTTTTCTCCTAATGAACCCGTCGATATCGTCGGCCACTCTATGGGTGGGAATATGGTGTCTATTTATGCGGGTACTTTTCCGGAAAGGATTCGTCATTTTATTAATTCCGAAGCATACGGCATTATGGACATGCCCGGAGAGTTAGGTCCAGAGCGCATGCGCACATGGCTGGAAGAAGAAATTCATCCTTTTAAAGCGTACAAAACCATCAAAGAAATTGCCGAACGCTTTGTAAAGGCCAATCCTAAATTAAAGCACGAATACGCTCTTTTTTTGGCGCGTCATATGAGCAAAAAGGTGCGCGCGGGTTATCAGATTGCCGCCGACCCTAAGCATAAGGGCAAAAATCCTTATTTGTTTCAGATGCATAATATTATTCCGTTCTGGCAAAAAATCACCGCTTCTTGTTTGCTTGCTGTGGCCCAAGATACTGAAATGGGGAAATGGTTGGGGAATCCTGAAGATGTTTTAAAAGAAGTGGAAAGGCGCCTGTCATATTTTCCAAAAAATTCTCAAAAAATTACGTTTCAAAACTGTGGGCACATGATTCATCACGAAAAACCGCAGGAATTTGCGAATGCAATTAAAAATTTTTTACTCTAA
- a CDS encoding N-acetylmuramoyl-L-alanine amidase has translation MKFKQYIFLLFIIPAFSVWAQEIPGSAPIISARIEEVEDLIQFSGVEEKLKPFMPEWLEIKTELINLKGNFNHTPPEIEERLNRLYSRIYPILEKRMKSMDQTIDDKMNKLLVINHISFLGRHDLVLHQLTPVAGRYWGFRPMAGIHHLVIHHTVSDSVPQIYKLHVHSGYLDNKGAPYISYHYLILQNGTVIKLNYLSERVWQAKSANQSSIGIALLGNHDIKDLTLEQKRSLGLVVKVLRENLHVTAIKGHQQIDAKNDKTLCPGKYGMDVVKGLQF, from the coding sequence ATGAAATTCAAGCAATATATATTTTTACTTTTTATAATACCGGCTTTTTCTGTGTGGGCGCAGGAAATACCGGGTTCTGCCCCCATTATTAGCGCCCGCATTGAGGAGGTAGAAGACCTTATTCAATTTTCGGGAGTGGAGGAAAAATTAAAACCCTTCATGCCCGAGTGGTTGGAGATTAAAACAGAATTAATAAACCTGAAAGGAAATTTTAATCATACTCCACCAGAAATTGAAGAACGTTTAAACCGTCTTTATTCTCGTATTTATCCTATTTTAGAAAAGCGAATGAAGAGTATGGACCAAACCATAGACGATAAAATGAATAAGCTTCTTGTTATTAATCACATTTCATTTTTGGGTCGTCACGATTTAGTTTTGCATCAATTAACACCTGTTGCCGGACGTTATTGGGGTTTTAGGCCTATGGCCGGTATTCATCATCTTGTTATTCACCACACAGTGAGTGATAGTGTGCCCCAAATTTACAAGCTGCATGTTCATTCGGGGTATTTAGATAATAAAGGGGCTCCGTATATTTCGTATCATTATCTTATTTTACAAAACGGAACGGTAATTAAGCTTAACTATTTAAGCGAGCGTGTATGGCAGGCTAAAAGTGCCAATCAAAGTTCTATTGGTATTGCGCTATTGGGAAATCATGACATTAAAGATTTAACATTGGAACAAAAAAGGAGCCTGGGTTTGGTGGTAAAGGTATTAAGGGAAAATTTACATGTGACGGCTATTAAAGGCCATCAGCAGATTGATGCAAAAAACGATAAAACCTTATGTCCCGGAAAGTATGGGATGGACGTGGTGAAGGGGTTGCAATTTTAA
- the nth gene encoding endonuclease III: MSKLEKILTILQREYPHAKTALQYSDPFHLLIATILSAQSTDKQINALTPALFKKFGTAAKLAAASLSDIEKLIRSSGFYKNKARNIKECAQKLVKDFGGRVPQTMEELVTLRGVGRKTGNVVLSEAFQINVGVCVDTHVARVSQRLGLTHHADPLKIEQDLMAATSSKNWKKVTNLLITHGREVCHARSPQCEVCVLQKDCDYLKKN, encoded by the coding sequence ATGTCCAAATTGGAAAAAATTCTTACAATACTTCAAAGAGAATACCCGCATGCCAAAACAGCGCTTCAATATAGTGATCCGTTTCATTTATTAATTGCTACTATCCTTTCGGCCCAATCTACCGATAAGCAAATTAATGCGTTAACACCGGCACTTTTTAAAAAGTTTGGGACGGCGGCAAAACTTGCCGCAGCGTCTCTTTCTGATATTGAAAAACTGATAAGATCCTCAGGTTTTTATAAAAATAAAGCACGCAATATTAAGGAATGTGCCCAGAAATTGGTGAAAGATTTTGGCGGACGTGTGCCGCAAACCATGGAAGAACTTGTTACTTTACGCGGGGTAGGACGTAAAACTGGCAATGTTGTGTTATCGGAAGCTTTTCAAATAAATGTAGGGGTTTGTGTGGATACACATGTTGCTCGTGTATCACAACGCTTGGGGCTTACTCATCATGCCGATCCACTTAAAATAGAACAAGATTTAATGGCTGCCACTTCTTCTAAAAACTGGAAAAAAGTGACTAATCTTTTAATTACTCACGGGCGAGAAGTTTGTCATGCTCGTAGCCCACAATGCGAAGTATGTGTTTTGCAAAAGGATTGTGATTATTTGAAGAAAAACTAA
- a CDS encoding DoxX family protein: MKGIREQLAPLALTILRAYTGIVMAVHGYQKFQNLDATIGVFTQLGMPMPDKLVWLAIAGEFLGGLGLIVGLLTPLAAFGVFATMFVAVSQVHFKNGLLSSNNGYEYPMTLMWIAFFFIMNGAGKYSLDALFCKKKQSGIEI; encoded by the coding sequence ATGAAAGGAATTCGCGAACAATTAGCGCCGCTGGCTTTAACCATTTTACGTGCTTATACCGGCATTGTAATGGCCGTTCATGGTTATCAAAAATTTCAAAATTTGGACGCTACCATTGGCGTGTTTACACAGTTAGGAATGCCCATGCCCGATAAATTAGTATGGCTTGCCATAGCCGGCGAATTTTTGGGTGGCCTTGGTTTAATTGTTGGTCTTCTTACTCCGCTGGCAGCCTTTGGTGTTTTTGCCACCATGTTTGTGGCGGTATCGCAGGTACACTTTAAAAACGGCTTACTCTCTTCGAACAACGGTTACGAATACCCTATGACACTCATGTGGATTGCCTTCTTTTTTATCATGAACGGTGCGGGGAAATACAGCTTAGACGCCTTGTTCTGTAAAAAGAAACAAAGCGGAATTGAAATATAA
- a CDS encoding VWA domain-containing protein, with translation MGYALMYCAQKPSPRQDETPVSFEDTIEGNPYPAAPPHAYEMKNMQVGGSLGITGYIQTPPRFNPNFNTETYDKITDNGFLAPSAHPLSTFSIDVDTASYSNFRRFIQDGTLPPVDAVRIEEMINYFSYSYPEPSGKDPFGVHTEMTQAPWDNTHALLKVGLKARDTEQKNRKTANLVFLVDVSGSMQDANKLPLLKQGLKMMVQNLNAGDRVAIAVYAGASGLALDSTSNKKKILEAIDNLEAGGSTNGAQGIELAYQVAKRNFIANGINRVVLATDGDFNVGVTSTGELERLITEKAKTGVFLSVLGFGGGNYKDATLEKLADKGNGNYAYIDTLSEARKVLVEEMGSTLETVAKDVKIQIEFNPQKVAAYRLIGYENRLLKDEDFNNDKIDAGEMGAGHTVTALYEIVPVGVKIELPGVDPLKYSQVEQKTDTVGEWATLKVRYKEPKASTSQLLSQTVEGTPSDFSIASADLHFAASVAGLGMLVRDSEFKGSTTYDKVMNWANLGLGEDANGYRHEFVSLVAKTRDLAKDKIAYR, from the coding sequence ATGGGCTATGCGCTGATGTACTGCGCTCAAAAACCAAGCCCCCGCCAAGACGAAACACCCGTTTCGTTTGAAGATACAATAGAGGGAAACCCTTATCCTGCAGCACCCCCTCATGCATACGAGATGAAAAACATGCAGGTTGGTGGATCGCTGGGCATTACAGGATATATCCAAACACCCCCTCGCTTTAACCCCAATTTTAATACTGAAACATACGACAAAATTACCGACAATGGCTTTTTAGCTCCTAGTGCCCATCCCCTCTCCACGTTCTCAATCGATGTAGACACCGCCTCTTACTCCAATTTTAGACGCTTTATTCAAGACGGCACCCTCCCGCCGGTAGATGCGGTGCGCATTGAAGAAATGATCAATTACTTTAGTTATAGCTATCCCGAACCTAGCGGAAAGGACCCCTTTGGTGTGCATACCGAAATGACGCAAGCCCCCTGGGATAACACGCACGCTTTACTGAAGGTAGGCCTTAAGGCACGCGACACCGAACAGAAAAACCGCAAAACTGCGAACCTGGTATTTTTAGTGGATGTATCGGGCTCCATGCAAGATGCCAATAAATTACCCCTCTTAAAACAGGGGCTAAAAATGATGGTTCAAAATTTAAACGCAGGCGACCGCGTGGCCATTGCCGTGTATGCTGGGGCTTCGGGTTTAGCGCTGGATTCCACCAGCAATAAAAAGAAAATTTTAGAAGCGATTGATAACCTAGAAGCCGGCGGTTCCACCAACGGTGCCCAAGGTATTGAACTAGCCTATCAGGTGGCTAAAAGAAATTTTATAGCAAACGGCATTAACCGCGTGGTGCTGGCTACTGATGGCGATTTTAATGTGGGAGTTACCAGCACGGGCGAGCTGGAACGCCTGATTACCGAAAAAGCCAAAACCGGCGTGTTTTTAAGTGTGCTGGGTTTTGGTGGTGGTAATTATAAAGATGCTACCTTGGAAAAGTTGGCCGATAAGGGCAATGGAAACTATGCCTATATCGATACGCTCTCGGAGGCTAGAAAAGTGCTGGTGGAAGAAATGGGGTCAACTCTTGAAACTGTAGCCAAGGACGTAAAAATCCAGATTGAATTTAACCCGCAAAAAGTAGCCGCGTATCGTTTAATTGGCTACGAAAACCGCCTCTTAAAAGATGAGGATTTTAACAACGATAAAATTGACGCGGGTGAAATGGGTGCAGGGCATACGGTAACAGCGCTTTATGAAATTGTGCCCGTAGGTGTAAAAATCGAGCTCCCCGGCGTGGACCCGTTAAAATATTCTCAGGTAGAACAAAAAACCGACACTGTCGGCGAATGGGCGACATTAAAGGTGCGTTATAAAGAACCTAAAGCCTCTACGAGCCAACTCTTAAGCCAAACGGTAGAAGGCACTCCGTCCGATTTTAGTATCGCTTCGGCCGATCTCCACTTTGCCGCCAGTGTGGCAGGTCTTGGGATGCTAGTGCGCGATTCCGAATTTAAAGGGTCCACGACATATGACAAGGTTATGAACTGGGCTAACTTGGGTTTGGGTGAAGATGCTAACGGTTATCGCCACGAGTTTGTAAGCCTGGTGGCTAAAACCCGGGATTTGGCTAAGGATAAAATTGCTTATCGCTAA
- the lexA gene encoding transcriptional repressor LexA, whose protein sequence is MQTEEIRSCLWRFFRREGRLPSYSEICRLFGFASKNAASRLVDRLVEEGMIEKTEMGKLIPKQLSVPLRVLGTVAAGIPHDAEEQHFDTLSLDNFLVDDPFETFLLRVTGDSMIDEGIKPGDLVVIDRKRKAHHGDVVLAQIDGAWTLKYFEKNGNEVRLVAANTKYAPLYPKEELILGGVVNGVVRKYN, encoded by the coding sequence ATGCAAACCGAAGAAATTCGTTCGTGCCTGTGGCGTTTTTTCCGTCGCGAAGGCCGACTTCCCTCTTACTCCGAAATCTGCCGTTTATTTGGATTTGCTTCCAAAAACGCGGCCTCCCGCCTAGTGGATCGCTTGGTAGAAGAAGGGATGATTGAAAAAACCGAAATGGGCAAGCTTATACCCAAACAACTGTCCGTTCCGCTGCGCGTGTTGGGTACGGTTGCTGCCGGTATCCCGCACGATGCCGAAGAACAGCATTTTGATACGCTCTCGCTGGATAACTTTTTGGTAGATGATCCTTTTGAAACTTTTTTACTCCGCGTCACTGGTGATTCCATGATTGATGAAGGCATTAAACCCGGCGATTTGGTGGTGATTGATCGCAAACGCAAGGCGCATCATGGCGATGTGGTATTGGCGCAAATTGATGGCGCGTGGACGCTGAAATATTTTGAAAAAAATGGTAACGAAGTACGCTTAGTAGCCGCTAATACCAAATATGCACCCTTGTATCCCAAAGAAGAACTTATTTTAGGCGGTGTGGTAAATGGGGTTGTAAGAAAATATAACTAA
- a CDS encoding peptide chain release factor-like protein, whose product MTDFGVSQAKLDDLKRRMVVLNLHESDFEEDFVRSGGPGGQKINKTSVAVSLFHPSSGIRIKCAESRSQALNRFLARRLLVERLEAIVLGKKAKIVAEREKIRRQKRKRSKRAKEKMLAGKKHQSAKKNNRSKSFTSDY is encoded by the coding sequence ATGACCGATTTTGGGGTATCACAGGCCAAGTTAGATGATTTAAAACGCCGGATGGTAGTGCTTAATCTGCATGAATCTGATTTTGAAGAGGATTTTGTGCGCAGTGGAGGGCCTGGCGGTCAAAAAATCAACAAAACATCGGTGGCGGTAAGCCTTTTTCATCCTTCTTCGGGCATTCGTATCAAATGTGCCGAGTCGCGTTCTCAAGCTCTTAACCGTTTTTTGGCCCGAAGGCTCTTGGTGGAGCGTTTAGAAGCCATTGTTTTGGGCAAAAAAGCAAAAATTGTGGCCGAACGCGAAAAAATCCGCCGGCAAAAGCGAAAAAGAAGTAAAAGAGCTAAGGAAAAGATGCTGGCTGGCAAAAAACATCAGTCTGCTAAGAAAAATAACCGCAGTAAATCGTTTACATCCGATTATTAA
- a CDS encoding TetR/AcrR family transcriptional regulator, translating into MNRKKREQLILNAAIQVFHREGYDKTSVSQIIDEAGVARGTFYLYFKSKKDVLALLLNRLFTDVITGLKAFEGEGTKREKASPVVAALTRDALLIQLLLFASHTIDEEFQAQIKQFEDEVVKRIASWLEAGVQNGIYRPLKPLVTARCFLGSVKETLVSWVRGETPEMEPVIEALIDQFSYSIHQPEVLLEALAEKTLSLPENFH; encoded by the coding sequence ATGAACCGCAAAAAACGCGAACAACTTATTTTAAACGCCGCCATCCAAGTGTTTCATCGCGAAGGTTACGATAAAACATCGGTATCGCAAATTATAGACGAAGCTGGTGTAGCTCGTGGCACGTTTTATTTGTATTTTAAGAGTAAAAAAGATGTTTTGGCCTTACTGTTAAACCGACTTTTTACGGATGTTATAACGGGATTAAAAGCGTTTGAAGGAGAAGGTACAAAACGTGAAAAAGCAAGCCCTGTGGTGGCCGCTTTAACCCGCGATGCCTTGTTGATTCAACTGCTTTTATTTGCTTCACACACAATAGATGAAGAGTTTCAGGCACAAATTAAACAATTTGAAGATGAAGTAGTAAAGCGGATAGCAAGTTGGCTTGAAGCGGGTGTTCAAAATGGGATTTATCGTCCCTTAAAGCCTCTTGTAACGGCCCGTTGCTTTTTGGGATCGGTAAAGGAAACTCTGGTTTCGTGGGTGCGCGGCGAAACGCCCGAAATGGAACCTGTCATTGAAGCTTTAATCGATCAATTTAGCTATTCTATCCACCAACCCGAAGTGTTGTTGGAAGCGCTCGCCGAAAAAACTCTGAGCTTACCCGAAAACTTTCACTAG
- a CDS encoding FMN-binding glutamate synthase family protein, which produces MRKRFVRLSIEILLAIGLISLVWHPILYSLIVLLPIIGLGVYDMFQKKHTVLRNFPVIGHFRYLLEEIRPEIQQYFIESNASGRPFSREMRSVVYQRAKKVNDTVSFGTQFNVYEEGYEWINHSISPKPVHKDARISIGSQQCKQLYAASILNISGMSYGSLSKNAIIALNRGAKSGGFYHNTGEGGLSSYHLENDADLVWQIGTGYFGCRNNDGSFNIENFAQKACLNPVKMIEIKLSQGAKPGHGGILPAAKLTPEIATIRGVPMGQDVISPPKHSAFTTPIELLNFVKLLRDHSGGKPVGFKLCVGKRREFLSLVKAMLQTEIVPDFITVDGGEGGTGAAPLSYANSIGTPLNDGLSFVHDVLTGTNLRPHIRIIASGKVITGFDIATKLALGADIVNSARGMMFALGCIQALRCNTNQCPTGVATQDPELTKGLDILDKSEHITNYHRATVKEFFEILGTAGFEHPSELSRQDIMRRISATEVMSYEHIYPSLEPGSLLENKIPVSMELDWKFSKAEKF; this is translated from the coding sequence ATGCGTAAACGATTTGTTCGTCTTTCCATCGAAATTTTACTCGCCATTGGGCTTATCTCACTTGTTTGGCATCCCATTTTATACAGTCTCATTGTTTTACTTCCTATTATTGGTCTTGGTGTTTACGATATGTTTCAGAAAAAGCATACCGTTCTGCGTAATTTTCCGGTGATTGGCCATTTTAGATATTTGCTCGAAGAAATCCGTCCCGAAATTCAGCAATACTTTATTGAGTCAAACGCCAGCGGCCGGCCGTTTAGCCGCGAAATGAGATCGGTAGTTTATCAACGTGCTAAAAAAGTAAATGATACAGTTTCCTTTGGTACTCAGTTTAACGTTTACGAAGAAGGTTACGAATGGATTAACCATTCCATTTCGCCAAAACCCGTTCATAAAGATGCGCGTATTTCAATTGGAAGCCAACAGTGCAAACAACTGTATGCGGCCTCCATACTGAATATATCGGGCATGAGTTACGGTTCTTTATCTAAAAATGCCATCATTGCTCTTAACAGAGGAGCCAAAAGCGGTGGTTTTTACCACAACACCGGTGAAGGCGGACTTTCATCCTATCATTTAGAAAACGATGCCGACTTGGTGTGGCAAATTGGAACGGGTTACTTTGGATGCCGCAACAACGACGGCAGTTTTAATATTGAAAATTTTGCCCAAAAAGCCTGCCTAAATCCGGTAAAAATGATTGAAATAAAATTATCACAGGGCGCCAAACCCGGACACGGTGGCATTTTGCCAGCAGCTAAGCTTACTCCCGAAATTGCCACCATACGCGGCGTACCAATGGGACAAGATGTCATTAGCCCTCCCAAACACAGCGCCTTTACAACCCCTATTGAGTTGCTCAATTTTGTCAAACTCCTGCGTGATCACTCGGGAGGAAAACCTGTTGGATTTAAATTGTGCGTGGGTAAAAGGCGTGAATTTTTATCTCTTGTAAAAGCCATGCTACAAACAGAAATTGTACCCGACTTTATTACCGTTGACGGCGGCGAAGGTGGTACGGGGGCCGCTCCTCTATCCTATGCTAACTCTATTGGAACTCCATTAAATGACGGGCTTAGCTTTGTGCATGATGTGTTAACAGGAACCAATTTACGCCCGCATATCCGTATTATTGCCAGTGGCAAAGTCATTACCGGCTTTGATATTGCCACTAAACTGGCCTTGGGCGCCGATATTGTCAATTCTGCCCGCGGGATGATGTTTGCCCTGGGTTGCATTCAGGCCTTGCGGTGTAACACCAATCAATGCCCAACGGGTGTAGCCACACAAGATCCAGAACTTACAAAAGGTTTGGATATTTTAGATAAAAGTGAACACATCACCAATTACCACCGGGCCACTGTAAAAGAATTTTTTGAAATTTTAGGAACAGCAGGATTTGAACATCCCAGCGAATTATCGCGACAAGACATCATGCGCCGCATAAGCGCCACCGAAGTGATGAGCTATGAGCATATCTACCCTTCCCTTGAACCCGGAAGTCTTCTGGAAAATAAAATACCTGTTTCTATGGAACTGGACTGGAAATTTTCTAAAGCCGAAAAATTTTAG
- a CDS encoding DUF4412 domain-containing protein, whose translation MAMRLFYFFLTFLFCTNALAGVMLASTESTVGSKGIESRIYLDNVGMRAETNGDTVVIFRKDKGVLWILNNADKTYVELDKNTMTAMTAKMNEAMKMMQDKMAKMSVAERAQMEKAMAENNIPLPNQAPPKMTYTKAGRKEVLGNWTADVYEGSRNGIKVNEIWTIDVGTSGVGVSETAVIADYVKFMKDFLKDMNLGGFTDFVGPGLVSNESYQGFPVKTLAFENGKTTAETQITSIQKQSIPSTQFEIPAGYTKAQANPIGDLDM comes from the coding sequence ATGGCCATGCGCCTTTTTTATTTTTTTCTTACTTTTTTATTTTGTACCAATGCCTTGGCCGGAGTGATGCTGGCCAGTACCGAAAGTACAGTGGGCTCCAAAGGTATCGAGTCGCGTATTTATTTAGATAATGTGGGAATGCGTGCCGAAACAAACGGGGATACCGTTGTTATTTTTAGAAAAGATAAGGGCGTGTTATGGATTTTAAACAATGCCGATAAAACCTATGTGGAGCTTGATAAAAATACCATGACGGCTATGACTGCCAAAATGAACGAGGCCATGAAGATGATGCAGGATAAAATGGCCAAAATGTCTGTAGCAGAGCGGGCTCAAATGGAAAAAGCCATGGCCGAAAATAATATTCCACTTCCCAACCAGGCGCCACCCAAAATGACCTATACCAAGGCCGGCCGTAAGGAAGTTTTAGGTAACTGGACAGCCGATGTTTATGAAGGCTCTAGAAACGGGATTAAAGTAAATGAAATTTGGACTATTGATGTGGGTACAAGTGGTGTGGGTGTTAGTGAAACGGCTGTAATTGCTGATTATGTAAAGTTCATGAAAGACTTTTTAAAAGACATGAATTTGGGAGGCTTTACCGATTTTGTTGGCCCAGGTCTTGTTTCAAACGAATCGTACCAAGGTTTTCCGGTTAAAACGCTTGCTTTTGAAAACGGCAAAACTACAGCAGAAACACAAATTACTTCTATTCAAAAGCAAAGCATTCCATCTACTCAGTTTGAAATCCCCGCTGGTTACACTAAAGCTCAGGCCAACCCCATAGGCGATTTAGACATGTAA
- a CDS encoding putative zinc-binding metallopeptidase, producing the protein MATVTKLSPLTNDELLNLRFCELDLSLEPLAPAINQLGEELSLKQINFIPSCFLADEWFVPTDATNIGIPFYLVHPRLIKLEEDMMADVEGGTLDECMRILRHEAGHAIAHAYGLTKTKAYQKVFGKPSEETPDSYRPRFYSKNYVRNLDNFYAQCDPDEDFAETFAVWLNPSSNYKKHYSRWGALKKLECVESLMAGITGTPPLTTRTEYNYSIQKLKTRLKNHYIKKRRDYAEDYPDFFDQDLKKIFTADKKEGSKKASVFISRHKKEMMTKVSLWSGEKKYSLDQLIHNLQARANTLGLLVYKTETETLIDLVSLLTSMAVSRRLTGKLKQRV; encoded by the coding sequence ATGGCCACAGTAACCAAATTAAGCCCCTTAACTAACGACGAGTTATTAAATCTCCGTTTTTGTGAGCTCGATTTAAGCCTAGAACCCTTAGCCCCGGCTATTAACCAATTAGGAGAAGAGCTTAGCCTTAAGCAAATTAACTTTATCCCCTCCTGCTTTTTGGCAGACGAATGGTTTGTGCCCACCGATGCCACTAATATTGGAATTCCTTTTTATTTGGTGCATCCGCGTCTTATCAAACTCGAAGAAGACATGATGGCTGATGTAGAAGGCGGCACTTTGGATGAATGTATGCGTATTTTACGACACGAGGCAGGCCACGCCATAGCCCATGCCTATGGGCTTACCAAAACAAAGGCTTATCAAAAAGTTTTTGGCAAACCGTCTGAAGAAACTCCCGATTCATACCGTCCCCGCTTTTACAGCAAAAATTATGTGCGTAATTTGGATAATTTTTATGCCCAATGCGACCCCGACGAAGACTTTGCCGAAACCTTTGCTGTATGGCTTAATCCCTCTTCAAACTACAAAAAACATTATTCGCGCTGGGGCGCCTTAAAAAAACTGGAATGTGTTGAAAGTTTAATGGCAGGCATTACCGGTACACCACCGCTAACCACGCGCACCGAGTATAATTACTCGATTCAAAAACTAAAAACGCGTCTTAAAAATCATTACATTAAAAAGAGACGCGACTATGCCGAAGATTATCCCGATTTTTTTGATCAAGATTTAAAAAAGATTTTTACAGCCGACAAAAAAGAAGGAAGCAAAAAGGCCTCTGTATTCATTAGCCGCCACAAAAAAGAAATGATGACCAAAGTATCACTTTGGTCGGGTGAAAAAAAATATAGTCTCGATCAACTCATTCACAATCTGCAGGCTCGTGCTAATACTTTGGGGTTACTCGTTTACAAAACGGAAACCGAAACACTTATTGATCTTGTTTCTCTCTTAACATCCATGGCAGTTAGCCGAAGACTAACCGGTAAATTAAAGCAAAGAGTGTAA